The Microbacterium schleiferi genome contains the following window.
GATGAACGGCGCCATCTACGACTCCACCTGGAACGTCTTCTTCAAGCTCAACTACGGCAAGCTCTACGAGGGGCAGCTGGCGACAGCCCTGGGCCCGCTGGATGTCGCCCTCGGCGAGATCCTGTACGCGCTGCTGCGCGGACTCGTGTACGCCACCGGATTCATGATCATCATGCAGATCGCGGGCCTGAACCTCGCACCCACGGCGATCCTTGCGCTCCCCGCGGTCGTGTTGATCGCCTTCGGGTTCGCGAGCCTCGGGATGGCTGTCACGAGCTACATGAAGACCTTCCAGCACATGGACTGGATCAACATGGTGCTGCTGCCGATGTTCCTCTTCTCGGCGACCTTCTACCCGATCACCGTGTACCCGGAAGCTGTGCAGGCCATCGTCATGGCCCTGCCCCTGTGGCACGGCGTCGAACTCATCCGCGGCTTGACGACCGGGGCACTCTCGGTCGCGATGCTCGGCCACGTCCTGTACTACGTGGTCATGATCGCGATCGGTCTCGTCTTCACGACGAAGCGGCTACGCACGCTGTTCCTCGATTAGCGGGGCGGCTCACCGAGCACGCACCGCCCGCTAGAGCGATACCGTCTCGCCCGCCCGATCTCTTCGTAGTCCACGTCTTTGGTCTCCGGAGACAGCACGAGGGCGATGAAGGTGAGCACGGCCATCGCCGACAGGTAAAGGCCGACGAGCCCCGGGCTCCCGTCGGCTGCCGCCCACAACGCCACGGCGACGAGGGGAGCAAGAGCCGCCCCCAGGATCGATGACACGTTGTACGAGACAGCGGAGCCGGTGTATCGGACCTCCGTCGGGAACAGTTCGGGAAGCACCGCTCCCATCGGCCCGAAGGTCGCACCCATGAGCACGAAGCCGAACACCAGGAAGGCCTGCACGAGCGCTCCCGTGAACTTCGGGTCGGCCTGGGGGAGAAGGAAGACGGTAAACGTGAGGCCGAAGACGATGATCGCCGCCGTCACCCACAGCAGCAGGCGCCGCCTGCCGATCGCGTCGGCCACGGGCCCCGAGAGCAGGGTGAAGATCCCGAAGAAGACGACGCCGATGATCTGCATCAGCACGAAGTCTGTGTACCCGAAACCGAGGCCGGGAACGTAGGTCGCCGGGTCGAAGGGAGTCCCGGCCGCCTGGGCGGCAGCCTGCGCGGCATCCGTCGTCGCCTTCGTTCCGTACGAGAGCGTGAAGCTCGTCATCAGATAGAACAACACGTAGGTCGCCAACATGATGAAGGTGCCGAGAATGAGCCGTCGCCAGTAGCGGCGCAACGCGAGACCCAGGGGAAACTTGCGCAGCGTCCCCTTCTTCTCGGCACGCGTGAACGAGTCCGATTCGACCAGTCGCAGCCGTACCCACAGGCCGACGATCACCATCACTGCCGAGAAGAGGAACGGGATTCTCCAGCCCCAGGCGAGGAACGCATCCGAGGCCTGAGCGGTGCCATCCGGGTGGGGGAGCGAAAAGTTGATCGCCAGGAAGATGCCGTTGGCGATGATGAAACCGATCGGGGCTCCCAGCTGCGGGAACGTGCCGTACCAGGCGCGTTTGCCCGCCGGGGCGTTCTCGGTGGCCACGAGCGCGGCCCCTGACCACTCGCCGCCGAGCGCGAATCCCTGCGCGAGTCGCAGTACGAGCAGGAACACCGCAGCCCACACGCCGATCTCGTTCACCGTCGGCAGCAGCCCGATCACGAAGGTCGCGATTCCCATCGTCAGCAGCGACGTCACGAGAGTGGCCTTGCGGCCGAACCGATCACCGAAGTGACCGAAGACCACGGCGCCGAGCGGGCGGGCGACCATCGCGGCGCCGAAGACGGCGAAGGATGCCAACAGCGACGTCGTCTCGTTCCCCGTCGGGAAGAACAGGGCGGGGAAGACGAGCACCGCCGCCGTCGCATAGACGTAGAAGTCGTAGAACTCGATCGTCGTCCCGATGAGGCTTGCCGTGATGACACGGCTGCGCGGGTTAGCGGGCGCGGAAGGGGTAGCGGTGGCGGAGGTCATGCGGGCCTGTCGACGAGGCGGACGAGAGTGGCCCTGCGCCTCCGTGGCCGCCTAGCGCCAGAGCGTGGCGATGGCCGCGTTCACGAAGGTCAGGATGCCGATCGCCCAGAATACACCGGCCGGAGCCGAGCCGTTCCGCTTGGTGCGGGCCGTACCGATCCCTAGCAGCGCACCGATGATCAGCAGGATGACGAGCTTCGTGCCGATCTTCGCGTAGTTGAACTCCACGCCCTCGGGCACGCCCCACGGCGCTGCCAGAGCGAGCCCCGCGACACCGGCGATCAGCAGACCCCAGTTCATGAGTGCCGTCACGGCCCCGGTGCGGCGCACGGCCTCCACGACCCAGGCGCCGAAGAGGATGGCGAAGCCCGAGAGGTGAACGAGAAGGACGGCGTGACGAAGAATCTCCATGCCGTCAGCGTACCTTACGGCTCACTGAAGGTGGAGTCGTGTCGGCCAGTCGCAGGGTGTCTCAGGCCCGCAGCTCCCGCAGCGTCAGCGCGGTGCGCAGCGCGGCATCCGCTGCCTCGAACCCCTTGTCTTCCCGCGACCCCGGGAGGCCGGCGCGGTCGATCCCCTGCGCCTCGTCGTCCAGGGTGAGAACGCCGAACCCGACGGGCTTGCCGGTGTCGAGGGCAACCCGGGTCAGTCCGTCGGTGGCCGCTGACGAGACGAACTCGAAGTGCGGTGTTCCGCCGCGGATGATGACGCCGAGCGCGACGACGGCATCGGCGCCGGCTTCCAGTGCCGCCTTGGCAACGACGGGCAGCTCGAACGACCCGGGAACTGACACGACGCGGTATGTGGCGCCGGCGCCCTCGAGTGCCCGGCGGGCGCCCTCCAGCAGGCCGTTCGCGATCGTCTCGTGCCAGCTGCCTGCGACGATCACGATGTTCAGTCCTGAGCCGTCGATCGTCTCGCGTTCAGGTGCTCCGGTGCCGCTCATGCGTCGGTCCTCTCTGCCGCGGCCCCCACTCCGAGGGCGCGGTCCAGGTCGTCGAGAGCGATGGTGTGTCCCATGCGCTCGGCCTTCGTGGCCAGGTACTGGTGGTTGTTCGGGCCGACACCCACGAGCAGCGGCACCTGCTCCACGATGTCCAGGCCGAGCTCGCGCAGCTGAGCAACCTTGTCGCCGTTGTTGGTCAGGAGCCGCATCCGCTCGATACCGAGATCTCCCAGGATGCCGGCTGCCGCGGCATAGTCGCGCGCATCGGCCGGAAGGCCCAGGGCAAGGTTCGCGTCGACGGTGTCGAGCCCCCGCTCCTGCAGGCTGTAAGCGCGCAGCTTGTTGATCAGACCGATTCCACGGCCCTCGTGCCCGCGCATGTAGATGACAACGCCGCCGTCTTGTTCGATCGCGTCGAGCGCAGCATCCAGCTGCGGGCCGCACTCGCACTTCAGGGAACCGAACGCCTCGCCGGTCAGGCATTCCGAGTGCACCCGAACCAGTGGCGCATCCTCGGTGAGGTCTCCCGCCACGACCGCGATGTGGTCCGTGCCGGTGATTCGATCCTTGTAGGCAAGGAAGCGGAACACGCCGTGTGCCGTGGGCACTGAGGCTTCGGCGCGGAGGCTGACGCGGCGGTGATGGGGGTTGGTGGCGGCGGCAGCGTCGCGCGGCTCGTGCTCGTTGAGGTACGCGATGAGCTGCTCGATCGTGATGACCGGCACACCATCGCGAGCGCCGAGGTCGAGGAGCCCCGGCATCCGCATCATGGAGCCGTCTTCAGCGACGACCTCCGCGATCGCCCCGACCGGCTGCAGGCCCGCGAGTCGCATCAGCTCGACCGCAGCCTCGGTGTGCCCGGGACGTTCGCGAACGCCCCCTCGACAGCGCGAAGCGGGAGGACGTGGCCGGGCCTGATGACGCTGGAGGGGGTCGATGCCGGGTTGGCGAGCACGTTCAGGGTGTGTGCGCGGTCGCTGGCGCTGATGCCGGTCGAATCGCGGTCAGCTGCATCCACGGTCACGGTGTACGCGGTGCCGCGGGCGTCTTCGTTGACCGCCACCATCGGCGGAAGATCGAGTCTGTCAGCCCAATCGGCGGGCATCGGCGCGCACAGCAAGCCGCTCGACCAGCGGATCGTCCACGCGACTGCCTCTGGGGTTGCGAGTTCGGCAGACAAGATGACATCGCCTTCGTTCTCGCGGTTCTCGTCGTCGGCGACGATGATCGGGCGTCCGGCGCGCAGCGCGTCGAGCGCCTCGGTGATGGGGGCAAGGCTCACCGGGAGCCTCCTTCGGTCGGGGCGGTCGCAGCCGCCGGGGGAACGCCAGCAGACGCTGCACGTGTCGGGCAAGGATGTCGGTCTCGAGGTTGACGGGGGACCCCGGCTGAAGGGAGTCGAACGTCGTGGCCTCGAGAGTCTCGGGGATGAGGGAGACCTCGAACCAGGGCTCGGTCGAGGCCGGCTCGCTGACGTCGCTCACGGTGAGGGATACGCCGTCCATGGCGATCGATCCTTTGTCCACGATGAGCGGCGCGAGGTGCTGCGCAATCGCGACGCGGATCACGCGCCACTGGTCGCCGGGCCGCACGTCGACGACGGTGCCCGTGCCGTCGACATGGCCCTGCACGATGTGCCCGCCCAGCCGCCCGCCCGCGGCGGTTGCCCGTTCGAGGTTGACGAGCCGATCGACGGCAACGTCGCCGAGTGTCGAGATCACGAGAGTCTGGCGCATGACGTCGGCGGTGAATCCGTCGCCGTCGCGGGCGACGACCGTCAGGCAGACTCCGCTGACGGCGATCGAGTCGCCGTGCGCGGCATCCGCAACCGAGCGGGGTGCGTGAATCGTGAGCCGGATGCCGTCGCCCGACGGTTCGACGGCGGTGACGCGACCGATCTCTTCGACGAGGCCTGTGAACATGAGAAGCTCCTGACTACACCGACGGTGTGCCAGCGTCGTCGCTGGCGGTAAGGGATGGGGATACGGACTGCTCGGTGGCAGCCCGGGGGCGTGCGACCAGCAGCAGATCGTCGCCGAGCTGTTCGAGCGCAGTGAACTCGAGTCGGTGCGCAGCGGCGAGCGTGCCCACCCCGATGTCGGTCACGGCGGGGCGGTCGCCGTCCGGGCCGGAGCCGATCAGGACGGGCGCGACGTACGCGAGGACCTCGTCGACCAGTCCGGCGCGCATGAAGGATGCCGAAACCGTCGGCCCGCCCTCCACGAACACACGCTGGATGCCGAGATCGCGAAGTTCCTCCAGGACCGCCGCGAGATCTGTGCCGGGGCGCTGAATCAGGGTGCGCGGATGCCGCCGGACCTGCGCAGCATCCGGAATCGCCCGCTGCCCGAGCACAACCGGGAGGGGCTGCTGCGACAACGGTTGGCCTGCGGGCCCGCGCGCGGTCAGCGCCGGGTCATCGGCCAGGACCGTGCCGATGCCGACGACGATGGCATCGGCATCCGCCCGGCGTCGATGCACGTCGGCGCGGGCCGTCGGCCCCGTGATCCACATACTCGTGCCGTCCGCGGCGGCGGCACGCCCGTCGAGGCTTTGTGCCCACTTGACGGTGACATGAGGTCTGCCCAGTCGCTGCACGGTCAGCCAGGACTCCAAGAGAGCGGTGCACTCGTCCTGCAGCAGGCCCGCGTCGACCGTGACGCCCGCGGCGACGAGTCGTTCCGCTCCGCCGCCCGAGGCCACGCCGGGGTCGTCGACGGCGTAGATCACGCGCGTGACGCCGGCATCGATGAGAGCCTGCGCGCACGGGCCGGTGCGGCCGGTGTGGTTACAGGGTTCGAGGGTGACAACTGCCGTGCTTCCGCGAAGCTGCTCCGACGACAGCTGAGACATCGCGTCGACTTCGGCGTGTGCGGTCCCGACACCACGGTGCCAGCCCTCCGCCAGAATGTCTCCGTCCGGGGAGAGGATGACGGCCCCGACCTGGGGGTTCAGTCCCCGGGGGCCGCGCAGCGCCGCGGTGAGCGCGCGTCTCATCGCGGCTGTCTCACTTGCGCCTTGGCTCACTGCCCACTCCGGTCGGGTGCGACGGGGCAGGGAAGGCGGCGACACTTCAGCGTCGCCTGTGCTGCCTCCCATCCGGACTGACGACGCTGTCGCGTCGCATCACCGTCGGTCCCGGAATCACACCGGATCAACCGCTGCGGTGTTCTCTCGAACACGGATGCAGCGGGTCGCGGACTGTCACCGCCGGTTCGGATTCTCACCGACCCCGGAGCACGTTGTTGCTCTCGAGTGTAGTCAACGCAGTGCGCGTGTGTTCATTCCCGGGCAGCGCGTGGGTCCGGCGCGCTGTCGGAGCCCGGTGCGCCCGTCATGAGGCCTCATCCGCACCCACCAGTGCGCGAGCGGTGCGCTCGTCGATGACGAGATCGGTGATCAGGCCTGCGGCCAGCGCACCGCGAAGGCTCGGAATCTTGGCCTCGCCTGTCACGATGCAGCAGCGACGCGGTACCGCGCGAAGCAGATCGAACGACGGGCCCGACCCCCGCTCGTTCAACGCGATCCCCTCGGTCGACCCGTTCGCTCGGTAGAACACCGTCGCGACGTCGCCGACGACGCGTTCCGACTTCAGCTGCTCAAGGTCGGCGGGTTCGAGGTAGTCGCCGGCGTGGACGCGGCTGGGCACCTCGGCCTGGAACGCTCCGACGCTGAAGAGTACGAGACCCATGCGGCTCTGAATGTCGAGGATGCGGCGGGTGCTTCGTTCTCGCCACAGCGCGCGCCGCGTCTCGGGGTCATCGAAGAAGGCCGGGACCGGGAATTGCTCGGCATCCCCGCTATAGGCCGTGCTGAACCTGCTGAGAAGCTCGCTGGCGTATGTGATGCCCGATGTCTTCACGTTTCCCGAGCCGTTCAGTTGCACGAATGTCGTTCCGTGCACGCGCTTGGGGGTGAGTCGGCGCGCGACCGCCGCCAGCGTCGATCCCCACGCGATGCCGACGACCAGTTCCGAGACGATCAGTTCATCCAGCAACTGCGCAGCGCCCTGAGCGACGCGGTCGAGCCGCTCGAGATCGCTGACCGATTCGGGCACCGGGATCACCTGCGCGCGTACCCCGAACTGGCGCCGCAGGTGGGTCTCGACGAGCCCGGGTGCGTCGAGAGGTGAACGGACGCGCACCTCGACGATGCCTTCGGCGCGTGCGAAGGACAGGAGTCGAGACACCGTCGATCGGGATGTTCCCAGTTCGGTGGCGATGGCGTCCATCGTGCGCAGCTGGACGTAGTACAGGTGGGCGGCTGTCAGCGCTCGCCGCAGGTGGGTCGCGTCATCGGTCACGGACACAGTGTGCACATACGTGCATTAGGTCTGCAACTTCGACCAGGCGTGGCACGATGGGGGAGAACCCGGGAGGTCCCCGAGCGAGGAAGGACACGAATCGATGAGCGCCGTCGAACGAGGCACGGTCACCCAGCTGAGCGAACGGCCGCAGGCCGACGTTCTCATCGTCGGCGGTGGCGTCAACGGGCTCGCGGCGTTTCGCGACCTCGCGCTTCAGGGTGTCGATGTCGCGCTCGTCGAACGCGGAGACTTCGTGAGCGGTGCATCGGCCGCGTCATCGCACATGATCCACGGTGGTGTCCGCTATCTCGAGAACGGCGAGTTCCGGCTCGTCCACGAGGCAGTGACCGAGCGCAACGACCTGCTCGCTACCGCTGCGCACTACGTGCGCCCGCTGCAGACCACGATCCCGATTTTCTCGACCTTCTCGGGCGTCCTCTCAGCACCGTTCCGCTTTCTGCGGCACGGTGCTGGCAAGCACGTCGAGCGCGGGGCCGCGCTCATCAAGATCGGTCTCACCATCTACGACTCCTTCTCCCGGGGTGGAGGCCGTGTTCCGCGTCACACCTTCCGCGGCCGCACCGCGTCGCTGCGTGCCCTCCCTGCGATGAATGACACCGTGAAGTACACCGCGACCTATTGGGATGCCTCGGTGCAAGATCCGGAGCGTCTCGCGCTGGATCTGCTGCGCGACGGGCGAGCGGCGGGCGGCAACAGCGCCCGGGCGGCGAACTACGTGGATGTCGTCGGCGCCCACGACGGAGCGATCACCCTTCGCGACACGGAAACGGGCGGCGAGTTCGCCTTCCGCGCCGCCGTCGTGATCAACGCATCCGGGCCGTGGACCGACCTCACCAACCGCGCACTCGGGGCTCCGACGACCTTCATGGGCGGAACCAAGGGCTCGCATATCGTGCTCGATAACCCGGAGCTACTCGCGGCCACGGCTGGTCGCGAGATCTTCTTCGAGCACCGCGACGGTCGCATCGTGCTCATCTACCCCCTCAAGGGACGAGTCCTCGTGGGCACCACCGACATCGAGCACGACATGGCCGATCCCGCCGTGTGCACCGAGCCCGAGGTCGACTACTTCATCGACCTCATCGGGCACGTCTTCCCCGACATCACGGTCGATCGCTCGCAGATCGTCTACCGGTTCTCGGGCGTACGTCCCCTACCCGGTCACGGCGACCTCGCCCCGGGCTTCGTCTCGCGCGACTACCGCGTCGAAGCCGAGCAGCTCCCGGGGTCGGCAGACACCACGGTGATCAGCCTCGTCGGCGGCAAATGGACGACTTTCCGGGCCTCCGCGGCCCACCTCACCGATGACGCTCTCGCGCTGCTTGCCCGACCTCGCACGGTCAGCACCCGCGGCCGGGCCATCGGCGGGGGAGCTGGCTATCCCCTCACGGAACGGGCACGGCAGCAGTGGGTGACCGAGAACCGTCGCGGGCTCTCGAAGGATGTCGCCGCGACTCTGCTCGAACGGTACGGAACAATCGCCCGCGAGGTCATCGCGTCGGTCGACGAGGATGCCGACGACCAGCCACTCACGAGCCTTCCCGCCTACAGCACGGGAGAGCTGCGGTACCTGGCGGGCGCGGAGGATGTCGTACACCTCGCGGATCTGCTGTTGCGCCGCACGAGCATCGCGTTCCGGGGCGAGGCGAGCCCTGAGGTCGTCGCCGAGATCGCCGAAGCCGTCTCTGGAGTGCTCGGGTGGGATGAGGCGGACGTTTCGGCTGAGGTCGATGCGGCACTCGCCGCTGTCCACGCCGCCGATCCGACGTGGGAGCCCGCGTCGGCACCGGTAGCCTGAGCGGCGCGGCATCCATCGTCTGGAGGCGTTCAACACTTCGGGAGGCATCGTGGCCGAACACGTCCTAGCCATCGACCAGGGCACCACCTCAACACGGGCGATCGTTTTTGACCGCGCCGGCACCGTTGTGGCAACCGCCCAGCGCGAGCACGAGCAGATCTTTCCCCGCGCGGGGTGGGTCGAACACGACCCCATGGAGATCTGGACCAACACCGAGTGGGTGATTTCTGCCGTACTCGGCAAGGCCCACCTGCAGGCGTCCGGTATCGCCGCCGCTGGTGTCACGAACCAGCGCGAGACCGCGATCGTGTGGGACCGTCGTAGCGGGCAGCCCATCTTCAACGCGATCGTGTGGCAGGACACGCGCACGCAGCCCCGCCTGGATGCGCTTGCCCGTGACGGCGTCGGCGACCGCGTCACCGAGGTGACGGGCCTGCCGCTTGCTACCTACTTCTCGGCATCCAAGGTCGCGTGGATCCTCGAGCACGTGCCGGGGGCGCGGGCGGATGCCGAAGCCGGACACCTGCTGTTCGGGACCCCGGACTCGTGGGTGGTGTGGAACCTCACCGGCGGAACCAGCGGCGGGGCGCACGTGACCGATGTCACCAACGCAAGCCGCACACTGCTCATGGACCTGCAGACCCTCGACTGGTCCGACGAGATGCTCGCGCTGTGGAGTATTCCCCGCGCGATGATGCCCGAGATCCGGTCGTCCTCGGACGTCGTGGGCGAGCTCGCTCTACCCGGTACCGCGCGCGAGCTGCCGATCGCCGGCATCCTCGGTGACCAGCAGGCGGCGACCTTTGGGCAGGCTGCCTTCGGGGTCGGTGATTCCAAGAACACCTACGGCACCGGCAACTTCCTGCTCGTGGGCACCGGCACCGAGATCGTCCGTTCCCGCCACGGCCTGATCACCACTGTCGCGTACCGGCTCGGTGACCAGCCCGCCCACTACGCGCTCGAAGGCTCGATCGCCGTCACCGGATCGCTCGTCCAATGGCTGCGCGACAACCTCGGGATCATCGACCGCGCGCAAGATGTCGAGACCCTCGCGATGACCGTCGAGAACGCCGGCGGGGCCTACTTCGTCCCCGCGTTCTCGGGCCTGTTCGCCCCGTACTGGCGACCGGATGCCCGCGGCGCGATCGTCGGCCTCACCCGGTACGTCACACGCGCCCACATCGCTCGCGCCGCTCTCGAGTCGACGGCCTTCCAGACCCGCGATGTCATCGAGGCTGTCGTCGGAGATGCCGGCCGCGACTTGTCGGAGCTGCGCGTCGACGGCGGCATGACCAAGAACGATCTGCTCATGCAGTTCCAGGCCGACATCCTGGGCATCCCCGTCGTGCGACCGCGCGTCGTCGAGACGACGGCTCTTGGCGCCGCCTACGCTGCGGGTCTCGCGGTCGGTGTCTGGTCGGGGCTGGACGAGTTGCGCGAGCACTGGCAGGTCGATCGCCGGTTCGAACCGGCGATGTCGGATGAGGAACGCGCTCGCCGCTATCGGCTGTGGAAGAAGGCCGTCACCAAGTCCCTCGACTGGGTTGACGACGACGCCCGCACTCTGATGGATACGCTCGGCGACTAGCTCGTTCGAGACGGGCCGCTGCGTTTCGGTGGGGCCGCTACGCGAACTGCCCAGCGCGGGGACATGCCCTCGCCGGCTGCGCCGGCTCCCGCCAGGCCCGGTGCCAGCCCCGCGCTGGGCAGTTCGCTTCGCTCCTGCGTAGACGATCGGGTGACCTGCTTCGCTCCCGGTGGTGTGCCGATGGGTGGGGCCGCTACGCGAACTGCCCAGCGCGGGGACATGCCCTCGCAGGCTGCGCCGGCTCCCGCCAGGCCCGGTGCCAGCCCCGCGCTGGGGCAGTGCGCTTCGCTCCTGCGCAGACCATCGTGCGCACCGGTATGCCGTGCGCCGGCACGCGTCAGCCCCGCGCTGGGCAGTTCGCTTCGCTCCTGCGTAGGGCGCGTCTTGCGCTTGCGTTACTTCAGCAGGCGGGAGAGGCGGCGATCGGCCAGGAGCTTGCCGCCGGTTTGGCACGTCGGGCAGTACTCGAGGGAGTTGTCGGCGAAGAAGACGCTGCGCACCTCGTCGCCGCAGACCGGGCACGCCCCGCCGCGCCGGCCGTGCACGCGCATCCCGCGGCGCTTCGCGTCCTTGAGATCTGTCGGGGGCTTGCCGGATGCCTCGGCGATCGCCTCGGCGAGCGTCTGCTGCATCGCCGCGAAGAGGGTCTCGATGTCCTCGTCGCTGAGGTTTGCAGCCAGGGCGTAGGGCGACATCCGTGCCGCGTGCAGAATCTCATCGGAGTATGCGTTGCCGATGCCGGCGATGATCGACTGATCGCGCAGAACCCCTTTGATCTGGGTGCGGCGACCCGACAGCAACGCGGCGAACGCTTCGCGGTCGAACGCCGGGTCCAGGGGATCGGGGCCGAGCCGCGCGATGCCCGGCACGTCTGCAGGCTCGCGGGCCGCGTACACGGCGAGCGACTTCTTCGTTCCCGCCTCCGTCAGGTCGAACCCCGAGCCATCCGAGAAGGCGATGCGCAGCGCGATCGGCGTCTTTCCGGGGCGGATGATCGTGGTGGGGAGGTGGTCGTACCAGCGGAGCCATCCGGCCTTCGCGAGATGGAAGACGAGGTGGAGGGGAGCTGTCGCGTCCGCCGCCGCCTCGATATCGATGAACTTGCCGTGGCGCGACACCGACATCACCGTCGTGCCGACGAGCGCGTCCAGCGGAGGATCGTACGTCTTGAGCGCAGCGATGTTCGCGACCGTGGCGCGTGAGACGGTGAGTCCCGGCAGGCGGCCGTCGAGATAGTCGACCAGTCCCTGTACTTCCGGCATCTCGGGCATGGCGACATCCTGTCACGGGGTGGCAAGTGGCGGCAGGCCCCCATCGAGGATCGGCCAGGCAACGGGGCTGCGATCGTCGTCGGGGAGGAGCCCTGCGATCCACGCATCATCCCGGTGAGATGGACCCGCCAGCGCCCGCCGCAGCAGTCCCTCGTAGCGGAAGCCCAGCGCGCGGGCGACCCGCGCAGATCCGGTGTTTCCGGCCACGGCACGCCACTCGATGCGAGCCAGAGACATGCCCGCGGGCTCGAAGCCGAAGTCGATGACGGCGGAGCCCGCCTCGGTGAGCAGATGTCGCCGCCGAGCCCACGGCGCCATCCAGAACCCCAGCTCTGCCGTCTCCGGCTCCCGGCGGTACAGCCCGATCATTCCGGCCAGCCGGCCGTCATGACGGATGCCCCACGTCGCCTCACGGCCTTCGGCCCAGTGCCGCTCCACGCGGGGAATGAACTGCTCGGCGTGCTCGCGAAGGTACGGCGTTGGGACGGTGGTGTAGCGCTGGATCGCCGGATCCTGGCATGCCTCGAAGATCTCATCCACGTCGGCGTCGGTCGGTGGCGACAGCTCGCAGCGCTCGGTACGCAGCACGACGACATCCATCGCCCCACCCTAAGCCTTGATCCACCGATGAGCCGTGGGGTTGAGCGGGCGCGGTGACGCAGAAATGCCCCTCTGATCAGGAAGAATAGTGATTGTCTAGACCGCTGTTCGACCGATCCGAGAGGCATCTCGTAGGTGCAATTCAAGCATGCTCCCGCTGCTGTGTCAGCGATGTTCGATGATCCGAATCTCGTGTCGGCCGCGGGTCTGGTCCCGATGCTCCGCCTCGCCCGTTCCGTGGGCCTCGACGAGCTCGCGCAGTCGAGGTTGAGCGTCCCGACGGACAGGGGCGCGAACGCCGGGTCGAAGGTGATGGCGCTGGTGGCGGGGATGCTCGCCGGTGCGGACTCGATCGACGACATGAACCTGCTCCGTCACGGCGGGATGGGGCGATTGTTCGATCGGACGTATGCGCCGTCGACGTTGGGCTCGTTCCTGCGCGAGTTCCGTTTCGGGCATGTCCGCCAGCTCGATGCCGTCGCTTCCCGGACTCTGGTGAACCTCGCCTCGGCCGCACCGCTGCTGCAGGTTCGGGGCGGTGAGCGGGTGATGGTGGATCTGGACGACACGATCGTCGAGGTCCACGGATACAAGAAGCAGGGCGCCTCGTTCGGGTACTCCGGCGTCCGCGGACTCAACGCACTCCTTGCGACGGCGTCGACGACCTCGTCAGCACCGGTGATCCTGGGTCAGCGGCTCCGGCAGGGGAAGACCGGCTCCCCGAAAGGCGCCGCCAGGATCGTCGGTGACGTCCTCGCAACCCTCCGCCGCATGAACATCGGGAGCAGTGTCCGGCCGCTGCTGCGGGCCGACTCCGCGTTCTATGGGCACGGCACCGTTGGCACCGCGATCAAGTCCGGCGCGGACGTATCTGTCACGGTCCGGATGGACCCTGCGGTGAAGACAGCGATCTCGTCGATCCCCGAGGACGGGTGGGAGACGATCGAGTATCCGAACGCGATCCGTGACGAGGCCACCGGGCGGTGGATCTCGAAAGCCGAAGTCGCCGAAGTGCCCTTCGTCGCGTTCCGCTCCCGGAAGATCGCCGAACGGGTCGAAGGACGTCTCGTGGTGCGGCGCATCCCGGACCTGAACCCGAACAAGGTGGAGCAGCCGACCTTGTTCGACGTCTACCGGCACCACGCGTTCTTCACCACCACCGACAAGCAGACGATGGGCACCGTCGCGGCGGACAAGACCCACCGTGCCCACGCGATCATCGAACAGGTCCACGCCGATCTGAAGGGCGGACCGCTCGCTCACCTTCCGTCCGGGGTGTTCACCGCGAACAGCGCCTGGCTCGTGCTC
Protein-coding sequences here:
- a CDS encoding ABC transporter permease — translated: MTALASETERRRSGSVRALWSGNPWAVVQRGLIAARSSSWVVVLSGFFEPVFYLFSLGIGLGKLIEDVETSSGLVVSYAAFIAPALLAVSAMNGAIYDSTWNVFFKLNYGKLYEGQLATALGPLDVALGEILYALLRGLVYATGFMIIMQIAGLNLAPTAILALPAVVLIAFGFASLGMAVTSYMKTFQHMDWINMVLLPMFLFSATFYPITVYPEAVQAIVMALPLWHGVELIRGLTTGALSVAMLGHVLYYVVMIAIGLVFTTKRLRTLFLD
- a CDS encoding MFS transporter, translated to MTSATATPSAPANPRSRVITASLIGTTIEFYDFYVYATAAVLVFPALFFPTGNETTSLLASFAVFGAAMVARPLGAVVFGHFGDRFGRKATLVTSLLTMGIATFVIGLLPTVNEIGVWAAVFLLVLRLAQGFALGGEWSGAALVATENAPAGKRAWYGTFPQLGAPIGFIIANGIFLAINFSLPHPDGTAQASDAFLAWGWRIPFLFSAVMVIVGLWVRLRLVESDSFTRAEKKGTLRKFPLGLALRRYWRRLILGTFIMLATYVLFYLMTSFTLSYGTKATTDAAQAAAQAAGTPFDPATYVPGLGFGYTDFVLMQIIGVVFFGIFTLLSGPVADAIGRRRLLLWVTAAIIVFGLTFTVFLLPQADPKFTGALVQAFLVFGFVLMGATFGPMGAVLPELFPTEVRYTGSAVSYNVSSILGAALAPLVAVALWAAADGSPGLVGLYLSAMAVLTFIALVLSPETKDVDYEEIGRARRYRSSGRCVLGEPPR
- a CDS encoding Fe-S protein, with the translated sequence MEILRHAVLLVHLSGFAILFGAWVVEAVRRTGAVTALMNWGLLIAGVAGLALAAPWGVPEGVEFNYAKIGTKLVILLIIGALLGIGTARTKRNGSAPAGVFWAIGILTFVNAAIATLWR
- the ribH gene encoding 6,7-dimethyl-8-ribityllumazine synthase, producing MSGTGAPERETIDGSGLNIVIVAGSWHETIANGLLEGARRALEGAGATYRVVSVPGSFELPVVAKAALEAGADAVVALGVIIRGGTPHFEFVSSAATDGLTRVALDTGKPVGFGVLTLDDEAQGIDRAGLPGSREDKGFEAADAALRTALTLRELRA
- the ribD gene encoding bifunctional diaminohydroxyphosphoribosylaminopyrimidine deaminase/5-amino-6-(5-phosphoribosylamino)uracil reductase RibD, whose protein sequence is MRRALTAALRGPRGLNPQVGAVILSPDGDILAEGWHRGVGTAHAEVDAMSQLSSEQLRGSTAVVTLEPCNHTGRTGPCAQALIDAGVTRVIYAVDDPGVASGGGAERLVAAGVTVDAGLLQDECTALLESWLTVQRLGRPHVTVKWAQSLDGRAAAADGTSMWITGPTARADVHRRRADADAIVVGIGTVLADDPALTARGPAGQPLSQQPLPVVLGQRAIPDAAQVRRHPRTLIQRPGTDLAAVLEELRDLGIQRVFVEGGPTVSASFMRAGLVDEVLAYVAPVLIGSGPDGDRPAVTDIGVGTLAAAHRLEFTALEQLGDDLLLVARPRAATEQSVSPSLTASDDAGTPSV
- a CDS encoding sugar-binding transcriptional regulator, which translates into the protein MTDDATHLRRALTAAHLYYVQLRTMDAIATELGTSRSTVSRLLSFARAEGIVEVRVRSPLDAPGLVETHLRRQFGVRAQVIPVPESVSDLERLDRVAQGAAQLLDELIVSELVVGIAWGSTLAAVARRLTPKRVHGTTFVQLNGSGNVKTSGITYASELLSRFSTAYSGDAEQFPVPAFFDDPETRRALWRERSTRRILDIQSRMGLVLFSVGAFQAEVPSRVHAGDYLEPADLEQLKSERVVGDVATVFYRANGSTEGIALNERGSGPSFDLLRAVPRRCCIVTGEAKIPSLRGALAAGLITDLVIDERTARALVGADEAS